The genomic DNA GCAAGCAAGCTACTCCAGTGTCATGCACCTTTTATTCCGGACGTCGACAAACAGCTACGCAACGCAACAGCGGAGAGACCAAACCCGCGGGCAGAAAGGGCGGCAGGGCCCACAGGGCAGCGGCCGTAGACCGCCTCCGCCCGCAGGCCCCAGCTTGAGGCTTGCCCGCCTGCGTCTGCGTTGGTGTTCCCGTGCTCGTGCCGCCACGCCACCAACGCGACACGCACATAAGTAGCCGCACTGCCGCAGgccgcctcgccgccctcgCCATCCGGCTGCCGCGCCCCAATCGAGCCGTGCGTGCAAGGCCatggcgtcgtcggcgcggcggaggcacgCGGGGTGCGCGGGGGAGTGGGCGGCGGTGTCCGGCGCGGGCGCGTGGCGCGTCGAGGCGGCCGGCAAGCACCAGCTGATGCGGCGGACGGGGCTCCCCGCGCGCGACCTCCGCGCGCTGGACCCGGCGCTGTCCTACCCGTCCAGCATCATGGGCCGGGaccgcgccgtcgtcgtcaaCCTGGAGCGCGTCCGCGCCGTCATCACCGCCGCCGAGGTGCTCGTCCCGGCGCCGCGCGaccccgccgtcgcgccgctcgTCCGCGAGCTCCGCGCGCGCCTCGCCGcctcacccgcgccgccgcaggtcTCTTTTACGTCCGTCCGTGCCCACCTCCGCTCCGATCCTTCTCTGTTTCCTTGGACCGTTGTTTGCTGAAGCAAGGTTTGGTTTTTACGGTGGAAGGAGGACGGAGCGGCAGAGGACGGGGGTGAGTTGCCGCCGagacgcggcgggggaggcggtggcgacggcaaCGGCAAGGACGGGCAGGCGTTGGGAAGCGACAAGGTCCTgccgttcgagttcagggcgcTTGAGGTGTGCCTCGAGTTCGCGTGCAAGTCGCTTGAACAAGAGGTACGGCCTGCCGGTCAAATTGCAGCGATCAGCTGTTGTTTCATgctattcgcaaaaaaaaaaaaaaaaaaaaaaaactgttgttTGACGCTGTTTCCAATTTGTGTGTGTTCTTCAGACTTGCACATTGGAGAAGGAGGCGTACCCGGCTTTAGACGAGCTCAGCTCCAATGTCAGCACTCTCAACCTTGAGCGCGTGAGGCAAATAAAGAGCCGATTGGTTGTTATTTCAGGGAGAGTTCAGAAGGTGAGTTGCTCGATCACTCTGACTCTCGTGAAAAatgtcttcatcgccatgttaCAACAGTAATGGGTGAGTAAAATTGAACTGCTGAAAGTGTCATCGTGCACCTTCCGACAGGTCAGGGATGAACTAGAACACTTGCTAGACGACGACATTGACATGGCCGCCATGCACCTGTCCGAGAAGCTCGCCTACCAAGCCGCTGATAGCCAGTCATCGAGATTCGCCGCCGACAACGAACCGAGCGAATTCGATGAAGAGAGGTACATACCGAAAGCTGATCGATAAATTCCAAGCTAGGAAGAGTGCCTCCCTCGGTGTCAGACAGAATACAGACGTAGCATCAATCAATGTGCCAATGCAGGGACGGAGAAGTCGAGGAAGAGGGAGGATCATCCGAGGGCGGCGGCTACGGCAACgggacctccgccgccgccggcttcacGCCCAAGATCGACGAGCTGGAGATCCTCCTGGAGTCCTACTTCGTGCAGACCGATGGCACCCTCAACAAGCTCAACACCGTACGCCGATCTCGCACCCTTGACGAACAAAATGTTAACAAACCTTCTTGCAATTTTGCAATCAATCGTGATGAACACGAACTGATACGGGTTGAAATCTGAAACTGATGAAGCTGCGCGAGTACGTGGACGACACGGAGGACTACATCAACATCATGCTGGACGAGAAGCAGAACCAGCTGCTACAGATGGGGATCATGCTGTCGACAGGCACGCTGGTGGTcagcgccgccatcgccgtcaCCGGCGTCTTCGGCATGAACATCACCATCCCGCTCTACGATAAGGGCGTCGGGGCCTTCTGGCAGGTCACCGGCGGCAtcgtcggcgccaccgccgccatctaCCTCGTCGCGCTGCTCTGCTACAGGAGGAGCGGCATACTGCAGTGACACCGGAGTGTGGACCCGGCTTGGACGTTAGTATATGACACAAGAAGATACACGTCATCTTCCGGTGTCAAATAACAAATTTTCTCTTCTTGCTAACCTTCATGATGACGCTGTTACATCAATCTTAAGTTAAATTATCTGGAGAacgtgctaaggtcgaaatttGCGAGCCCTAATCcctttattttttaaaacatTGATGCGTCGTTGTCTTTTGGCGCCTTTTCTCGTACAAACATTTTGGGTACTGTCGTAACAAAATTGTTTTCGTTTTCGACTTTTTTCCTTGAGAGGGTGGCAAGTAGATTGGGGGCTATCCCATTAGGCCCAACTAGAAATACAAGtcaacattcaacatttttgaaaATTTGATCAACATTCGAAAATAGTATATTCAACTTTTTCTTAAACATAAATCAACAATTTGTAAAACGATACAACACACAACATTTTTTATGATCTATTTCAACATTTGAAAAaatggattcaacatttttacaaATAAAGATCAACATTTCCAAAAGTAATTGGATTGTTCTCTTTCTCTAGCAACGGCGCACCGCGCACGCACAGCAGCAGCGGGCCGACGGCACGCCAGCGCCACAGGGCCGCGCTGCTGCGGAGCTGCTTCGGGGCCAGTTGGGCACCGGCCGACGGCGCTGCCGAGCCGCGGAAGCCGCTGCTGGCCTGGGCGACGGCGACCAAGGGGGTTGCGGTGGAGTTCAAGGGTACCAGGAGCCGGCACATGGGGCAGCGGACGACTGTGGAGCGCGGGCGCGGTGTCGCGGGAGGCGGCGCGACAGCAGGAGGTGGCGCGCGCGGGGAGTGGTGGAGATTGGGGCTGCGAGCGGCGGCAGCTCGTGCAACGGAGGTAGGGTTGAGGAAGACGAGCGTATCCTACGGATGAAGTTTgtcgcacgaatctcaaacattAAAAGTCTAGTAACAAACCAGCTACCGGAACGTGCGTCGGATTAAGAGTAGACTAGATTGTTTCTAGCCAATTTGTAGACCAGCGCTAGCCAGACAGGGATTCTGGCTGTGCGGCTATGCCTATTGTAGGGCCCCATGGATGTAATCCCTGGCCCAATAACACGCATCAACAGTTTAAGAATTTTCTTTGCTATTAAAACATATCTACTAATTATACATAGTTTAACTTACATTATTTGCTGGGAAAAGTTCAATTTACATTTGGATTAAATTGAAAAGTTATGATTAGTAAAAATGACGTGGTGTTACCCATGAGGCCACTCTAATGCCTTCCTCGGGGAGgcaagaacaaaagaaaaatagagaatCTCGTAGGTTTAGAACAATATAAGAGAAATTCCTTGAGAAGCTATACAGCCCTTTTAAGAACAAATAATAATATACATATAATAAATTCCTACAAAGTACTTGTGCAATGACTTGTTCCATAGGAATCTTAGTGGATTTCTCCATAAGGTCCAACTACGTGTTTGTTTGTGCCCCTTTTATGACTAATGTGTTATTATGCGCCTCATCCAAATAGCAAATCGTGTAACTTTCCTGTGTTCTCTTATCTCATCGCATTTGAGCTGCTAGTAATATGCTTTTCTCTTACTATGTCGAAGAACGTGTACGACCTAACCATGAGTCCCTGACACCAATCTGCACGTAACTGGCCCATCCCCTCGCTGACAGATCCACACAACTGCTTCTCTGGCCCACGTGTCTGTCACGCAACAACATGTACCCCCACCACGCAAATTAAAAACCACCTGTGCACTCCCTCCTCAAGGGAAACGACCGACCGAAAAAGCTTAGAAAAAGAGGAAACGAACTTCTTGACTACGAAACATCAAAACTAGCATCTCTCGCAAATCACTCTCAAAATTTCCTCCATTTTTGTCGAAAAAAAAGGACGACGAAATTCATATTCCGGGAACACCAACCCTGACTCCGTTTTGACGCGGCTCCgatggtcgccgccggcgcctcagCCGCCCCCAACCCTCCTCGCCCCTCGCCCTAGGGTTCGATCCGAACGCCACCAGAATCTCGCGCCCCTCTATTTTGTCTTATTATTATCATCCATTTCTCGTCTCCCAATTTCATTCGCTCGATTTGCTCCCGCTGCATCTGATTCTGTCCTGCCCCCCGGGGAATGGATtgggcgcagcagcagcagggcgtgAGCCTGCCGGCGCCGCGATCCGAGCTCCACGCCCCGCGGATGCAGTACCAGCACGgcggcagccgcagccgcatgCCGCCgttcgcgcgcggcggcggcgcctacagCCGCGGCCCGAAGCAGTtctacccgccgccgccgccgccgccgccgcctccgctcccggcggccgcgctgcctcctcctccgccggcgctgAACAAGTACGAGGTGCTCATGGAGgccggccgcctcgccgccgagtACCTGGTGGCCAAGGGCGTGCTCCCGCCGGGCTCCGtgcagcagcgcggcggcgcagtcGGTGCTGTGGGGTGGGGCcagctgccgcctcctcctccgctgccggCGGGGCAGGAAGCCCCGGAGTACTACAACGCCAGGAGTGGCCGGCGGCAGGTCGATGATGAGTGTGGTATTCGTAACGCCCGCTCGCGGCGGAACCGTGGTGGTGATTACggtagcagcaacagcagcaactaCAATGGAAGGGGGAAGAGGAAGTTTGGGGCTGATAATAGGTATTCCGATTCGGGGAGGGATAGGGGGAGGAAcagggggtatttggataccCGGAGTTAcgatgaggatgatgaggatGGGGCTCCTGGGTTCAAACGGGAGCGGCGAAGCAGTGGTGGG from Setaria italica strain Yugu1 chromosome VII, Setaria_italica_v2.0, whole genome shotgun sequence includes the following:
- the LOC101764817 gene encoding putative magnesium transporter MRS2-D; this translates as MASSARRRHAGCAGEWAAVSGAGAWRVEAAGKHQLMRRTGLPARDLRALDPALSYPSSIMGRDRAVVVNLERVRAVITAAEVLVPAPRDPAVAPLVRELRARLAASPAPPQEDGAAEDGGELPPRRGGGGGGDGNGKDGQALGSDKVLPFEFRALEVCLEFACKSLEQETCTLEKEAYPALDELSSNVSTLNLERVRQIKSRLVVISGRVQKVRDELEHLLDDDIDMAAMHLSEKLAYQAADSQSSRFAADNEPSEFDEERDGEVEEEGGSSEGGGYGNGTSAAAGFTPKIDELEILLESYFVQTDGTLNKLNTLREYVDDTEDYINIMLDEKQNQLLQMGIMLSTGTLVVSAAIAVTGVFGMNITIPLYDKGVGAFWQVTGGIVGATAAIYLVALLCYRRSGILQ